The following coding sequences lie in one Leptospira saintgironsiae genomic window:
- a CDS encoding patatin-like phospholipase family protein, whose amino-acid sequence MKKIVPPEALQFLASIPLFKGLPRKLLVLLYGHIEERNVHNHTVIYYKGEISKELYIIRHGEVMMTLGEAGKTVRYLGEGDVFAENSVLTRTAHTGSATAILDTLLYVLDGEYFLKLAAKERVLSQNLMRLMGMRMREVMEDSSSPMHSPRRLVCHIPIEEVEDFKVHLESIVDNGRKSHEGHVSLLRMDTFKGKSVSEMIRTIAQLRKKSSILHLYFKNPEIQPELDKIVQQCDQIVFWEEKPERNLKQKSEILGYWEPRIRNFSGRTSRIIVSENGLRKHEESANQKIFYKGETFARYLVSRTRGIALGGGGARALAHVGLLKVLEREGIRFDFVSGSSFGAVIGALYARGESTDSIFKMIGKFFGGIEKPFDPTIPLISFFKGKRMLRMLKDAFGTQLIEDLKIPFATSAVDLHSGQEYVMDQGPVWEALAAAMSLPGMFPPVFKGDHLLIDGGVINNVPENLIRRKGADVILSVNVSPLRDEGIVRLLEDRKVTGKSFFKNLWEDITYPPILKIMARAITLEGREITKLRKEKMDLFINLHIEEFAFTDFGKYKEIIKKGELETEAAIGDIRKLFFPAEK is encoded by the coding sequence ATGAAAAAAATAGTTCCTCCGGAAGCGTTGCAATTTTTAGCGTCTATCCCCTTATTCAAGGGTCTCCCGAGAAAATTACTAGTCTTACTCTATGGCCATATAGAAGAACGAAACGTTCATAATCACACAGTCATTTATTATAAGGGAGAGATCTCCAAGGAACTTTACATAATCCGACACGGAGAAGTAATGATGACCTTGGGAGAGGCAGGCAAAACGGTTCGTTACTTGGGAGAAGGTGACGTATTCGCGGAGAATAGCGTTCTAACAAGAACAGCTCACACTGGTTCTGCAACTGCAATCCTGGATACATTATTATACGTTTTAGATGGAGAATATTTCCTCAAATTAGCCGCAAAAGAAAGAGTACTTTCTCAAAACTTAATGAGGCTGATGGGAATGAGAATGAGAGAGGTGATGGAAGATTCTTCCAGCCCAATGCATTCTCCTAGAAGGCTTGTATGCCATATTCCTATAGAAGAAGTAGAGGATTTTAAAGTTCATCTAGAGTCAATTGTGGATAATGGTAGGAAGTCCCACGAAGGCCATGTTTCCCTTTTGAGAATGGATACTTTCAAAGGAAAATCAGTCTCTGAGATGATCAGAACAATCGCTCAATTGAGAAAGAAGTCTTCTATACTACATCTGTATTTTAAAAATCCGGAGATCCAACCAGAGTTAGATAAGATTGTTCAACAATGTGATCAGATCGTTTTCTGGGAAGAAAAACCGGAAAGAAATCTAAAACAGAAAAGTGAGATATTAGGTTATTGGGAACCAAGAATACGAAATTTTTCTGGAAGGACTTCTCGCATTATTGTATCCGAAAACGGATTAAGAAAACATGAAGAGTCCGCCAACCAAAAGATATTTTATAAGGGGGAGACATTTGCCAGATATTTGGTATCGAGGACCCGAGGAATTGCATTGGGCGGAGGAGGAGCAAGAGCACTTGCTCACGTGGGCCTTTTAAAAGTTTTAGAAAGAGAAGGGATCCGTTTTGATTTTGTAAGTGGTTCTTCTTTCGGTGCGGTGATCGGAGCATTATATGCAAGGGGAGAAAGCACCGATTCTATTTTCAAAATGATCGGTAAGTTTTTTGGAGGAATAGAAAAACCATTCGATCCTACCATCCCGCTCATTTCCTTTTTCAAAGGTAAAAGAATGCTTAGAATGTTAAAGGATGCATTCGGAACCCAATTGATAGAAGATCTAAAAATCCCGTTTGCGACTTCAGCCGTGGATCTTCATAGCGGACAAGAATATGTAATGGACCAAGGACCCGTCTGGGAAGCGCTCGCTGCTGCAATGAGTTTACCAGGGATGTTTCCACCTGTATTCAAAGGTGATCATCTTTTGATAGATGGTGGAGTGATCAATAATGTGCCGGAAAACTTGATTAGAAGAAAAGGTGCGGATGTGATCTTATCTGTGAACGTTTCTCCCCTTAGAGACGAGGGGATCGTGAGACTTTTGGAAGATAGAAAGGTAACCGGAAAATCATTTTTTAAAAATCTTTGGGAAGATATTACTTATCCTCCAATTCTAAAGATTATGGCTAGAGCGATAACATTAGAGGGAAGAGAGATTACTAAATTGAGGAAAGAAAAAATGGATCTTTTTATCAATTTGCATATCGAAGAATTCGCATTTACAGATTTTGGAAAATATAAGGAAATCATTAAGAAGGGAGAGTTAGAAACGGAAGCCGCGATTGGTGATATCCGTAAACTATTCTTCCCCGCAGAAAAATAG
- a CDS encoding phosphorylase encodes MSDLKIQDILFCAAFAGEVDKLKLDPKIHTFEAGIGELEAAINLQKYLSESSNWKPKVILGIGSAGVYNWIPRKDWEGKFGISKVFANYQIAFLDKKIRLPESMTFKLEFPDLQFPFDGNDFVESATNGTGSVTLEDLSPRALERIKGEGLGFENMEAFGLAKVCNLFNIPFGTIFALTNKVGPKGSEEWKLSWRKHSDRLQEKILSYL; translated from the coding sequence ATGAGCGACCTTAAAATCCAGGACATCCTTTTCTGCGCAGCTTTCGCGGGAGAAGTCGACAAACTCAAATTAGATCCCAAAATCCATACCTTCGAAGCAGGCATTGGAGAATTGGAAGCTGCTATCAATCTCCAGAAATATCTTTCAGAGTCTTCTAACTGGAAACCCAAAGTGATTTTGGGAATAGGTTCTGCAGGAGTTTATAACTGGATCCCTCGAAAAGATTGGGAAGGTAAATTCGGAATTTCGAAAGTATTCGCAAATTACCAAATCGCATTTTTAGACAAAAAGATCCGACTTCCAGAAAGTATGACTTTTAAGTTGGAATTCCCAGATTTACAGTTCCCGTTTGATGGAAATGATTTTGTAGAATCCGCTACTAACGGAACTGGCTCGGTCACATTAGAAGATTTAAGTCCACGCGCATTAGAAAGGATTAAAGGAGAAGGTTTAGGCTTCGAAAATATGGAAGCCTTCGGTCTTGCGAAAGTATGTAATCTATTTAATATTCCTTTCGGGACAATATTTGCACTTACGAACAAAGTAGGACCAAAAGGAAGTGAAGAATGGAAACTATCCTGGAGAAAACATTCAGATAGACTCCAGGAAAAGATCCTAAGTTATCTCTAA
- a CDS encoding AMP-binding protein produces MEKRSIYHLVRDSCIHYKDRPFQWIWDEKLKSFSGISYSEWFLNLENLSGFFRQKNLNKGDKVGLFCDNRTEWALCSFSVMCSGGADVPRGCDASEEEIFYILDHTESKITFIEKEQVLVKLGNVLNRLKHLETIILIESEENFASLAKLKAAYPKIEFIDLETAIAHGRAWVEKKGKSLIHSIGESLTENDIATIIYTSGTTGVPKGVVLKHRSFTWTIDQLQQFVPANYSDRVVVFLPPWHIAERILETALLSWGASLACSNVSGLTRDFEIIKPTVLVSVPRVWEALYRRIWDKVSKSSPAKLAIFKLAVRIAETYNSLLDTVSGNYSETEDSNKEEKLTDTVVSTLLLPIFYSLNIIAQKILAPVRALFGGQLKFAFCGAGAMPPKIQFFFRSMGVPIIETYGMTETTGMGALGSFPIPKTGAIGPVFPGAHIKLVNEQNVVVSRPGDKGIAWHKGPHVTAGYYKNTELTQSNFSDGWFNSGDLFVWTKTGELKFAGRAKDTIVLSSGENVEPEPIEGKILETGWVLTAVVLGQDQKFLAVLIVPDFAKLKDHFSSQGIRLPNDNSALVQDPKVLKFYKDLLKNTISEKNGFKNFEKIGEFRLLDKEFEKGKELTETMKVKRNKVAELYADLIKTIFL; encoded by the coding sequence ATGGAAAAAAGAAGCATCTATCATCTCGTCAGGGACTCTTGTATTCATTACAAGGACAGGCCTTTCCAATGGATCTGGGATGAAAAATTAAAATCATTCTCCGGGATCTCCTATTCTGAATGGTTTTTAAATTTGGAAAATCTTTCCGGATTTTTCAGACAGAAAAATCTGAATAAAGGTGATAAGGTAGGATTATTCTGTGATAATAGGACGGAATGGGCATTATGCTCCTTCTCCGTAATGTGTTCAGGTGGAGCGGATGTTCCTCGTGGATGTGACGCAAGTGAAGAAGAGATATTTTATATCTTAGATCATACTGAATCCAAGATCACATTTATAGAAAAAGAACAGGTCCTAGTCAAACTGGGAAATGTTCTAAACAGATTAAAACATCTAGAAACCATAATACTCATTGAGTCTGAAGAAAACTTTGCCTCATTGGCAAAACTAAAGGCTGCATATCCTAAAATAGAATTTATAGATCTGGAAACTGCGATCGCTCATGGAAGAGCCTGGGTCGAAAAGAAGGGAAAGTCACTTATTCATTCAATCGGAGAATCTTTAACTGAAAACGATATTGCTACAATCATCTATACTTCAGGAACCACTGGCGTGCCCAAAGGTGTAGTTCTAAAACATAGATCTTTTACCTGGACGATTGATCAGTTGCAACAATTTGTGCCTGCAAATTATTCTGATAGAGTTGTAGTCTTCCTTCCTCCTTGGCATATTGCAGAAAGGATTTTAGAAACAGCACTTCTTTCTTGGGGAGCCTCACTCGCCTGCTCCAATGTTTCCGGGCTTACCAGAGACTTTGAGATAATCAAACCTACAGTTTTAGTTTCTGTTCCCAGAGTTTGGGAAGCATTGTATCGTAGGATCTGGGATAAGGTTTCCAAATCTTCTCCTGCAAAACTTGCAATCTTTAAATTGGCTGTCCGAATTGCGGAAACCTATAATTCTTTATTAGATACTGTCTCTGGAAATTATTCAGAAACAGAAGACTCAAATAAAGAGGAGAAGTTGACTGACACAGTAGTATCTACCCTACTTCTACCTATATTCTATTCTTTGAATATTATAGCTCAGAAAATACTCGCACCTGTTAGGGCTCTATTCGGTGGACAACTTAAGTTTGCATTTTGTGGTGCGGGAGCAATGCCTCCCAAAATCCAATTTTTCTTTCGTTCTATGGGAGTTCCTATTATAGAAACTTACGGAATGACTGAGACTACCGGAATGGGAGCATTAGGAAGTTTTCCAATTCCAAAAACAGGAGCAATAGGACCTGTTTTTCCTGGAGCACATATCAAATTAGTCAATGAGCAGAATGTTGTAGTTTCCAGACCTGGAGACAAAGGGATCGCCTGGCATAAGGGCCCTCATGTAACCGCAGGTTATTATAAAAATACAGAACTTACCCAGTCCAATTTTTCAGATGGATGGTTTAACTCTGGTGACTTATTCGTTTGGACCAAAACAGGCGAATTAAAATTTGCAGGTAGAGCAAAGGATACAATCGTCCTTTCGTCAGGAGAGAATGTAGAACCTGAACCAATCGAAGGAAAAATTTTAGAAACTGGTTGGGTGTTGACTGCAGTAGTTTTAGGCCAGGACCAAAAGTTTTTGGCGGTATTAATCGTTCCAGACTTTGCCAAACTTAAAGATCATTTTTCTTCCCAAGGAATTCGCCTGCCTAATGACAATTCTGCCCTGGTCCAAGACCCCAAAGTCCTGAAGTTCTATAAGGATTTGCTCAAGAACACGATCTCAGAAAAAAACGGATTTAAAAATTTCGAAAAAATAGGTGAGTTTCGCCTCTTAGACAAGGAGTTCGAAAAAGGAAAAGAACTCACCGAAACCATGAAAGTGAAAAGAAATAAGGTTGCAGAACTCTATGCCGATCTGATAAAAACGATCTTTCTTTAA
- the argC gene encoding N-acetyl-gamma-glutamyl-phosphate reductase encodes MSEISIIGAGGFTGKELLGLLARHPKYKAVHVTSDKLAGKSLSEVFPDLVSPNDLVFKKHEDEVPKGSLVVLAVPNDAALELAPKFLDKGHKVIDLSGVYRLHNQEKFETNYKLKHTSFSLTAKAVFGIPEIFRDRLKGADFVSNPGCFSTSVILALYFLGNLRKEIKPRIVADCKSGISGAGGRVEDGGFSFNGVYENFRAYKILSHQHEPEIQEYCFAGSGLSEPEILFVPHLLPVYRGILSTIYLEANSENLPFLDTLIENSKSEPFVRIRKTPEEIDLAKVQHTNFLDISLRQRGKNITIVSALDNLMKGAASQALQNINLMLNEQETLGLLS; translated from the coding sequence ATGTCAGAGATCAGCATCATCGGAGCAGGCGGATTCACAGGAAAAGAGTTATTAGGACTTCTTGCTCGCCATCCAAAATATAAGGCTGTACATGTTACTAGCGACAAACTTGCTGGCAAATCTCTTTCCGAAGTTTTTCCAGATCTTGTTTCACCCAATGATCTAGTTTTTAAAAAACATGAGGATGAAGTTCCAAAAGGTTCACTTGTAGTTCTTGCAGTTCCAAACGATGCTGCCTTAGAGTTAGCTCCTAAGTTCCTAGACAAAGGTCATAAGGTAATCGATCTCTCCGGAGTATATCGTCTTCATAACCAAGAAAAATTCGAAACGAATTATAAATTAAAACATACTAGTTTTTCTTTAACAGCAAAGGCAGTATTCGGAATCCCAGAAATCTTCAGGGATAGATTGAAGGGTGCTGACTTTGTTTCCAATCCAGGATGTTTCTCCACTTCAGTGATATTAGCACTCTACTTTTTAGGAAATCTCAGAAAAGAGATCAAACCAAGGATTGTAGCTGATTGTAAATCTGGGATTAGCGGCGCCGGGGGAAGAGTAGAAGATGGAGGATTTTCCTTCAATGGTGTGTATGAAAATTTTAGAGCTTATAAAATTTTAAGTCACCAACATGAGCCAGAGATCCAAGAATATTGTTTTGCTGGATCAGGACTTTCCGAGCCTGAAATTTTATTTGTGCCTCATTTGCTTCCTGTGTATAGAGGAATTCTATCTACGATCTATCTGGAAGCAAATTCAGAAAATCTACCTTTCTTAGATACTCTGATAGAAAATTCTAAATCAGAACCTTTTGTCCGTATCAGAAAAACTCCCGAAGAGATTGATCTGGCAAAAGTGCAACATACCAACTTCTTAGATATAAGCTTAAGACAGAGAGGAAAGAATATCACTATCGTCTCTGCTCTGGACAACCTAATGAAGGGAGCGGCTAGCCAGGCATTACAAAATATAAATTTAATGTTGAACGAGCAGGAAACTCTGGGCCTACTTTCCTAA
- the recA gene encoding recombinase RecA, translating into MKKQKEEAQGLDDSKRQAIDQAMTQIEKQFGKGSIMRLGAASASVVAPVIPTGSLDLDIALGIGGYPLGRIVEIYGPESSGKTTLTLSAIAECQKKGGVAAFIDAEHALDPAYAKKLGVNLEELLVSQPDNGEEALEICESLVRSNAIDIVVLDSVAALVPKAEIEGDMGDSHMGLQARLMSQALRKLTGTISKSKTVVVFINQIRMKIGVMFGSPETTTGGNALKFYSTIRLDIRKIETLKEKEEATGNRVRVKVVKNKMAPPFRQAEFDIIFNTGISRESSLVDLGVKHDIISKSGAWYSHNTEKIGQGKEAAKEFLKSNPEIAFQVENMVRDLNGLPPLAPDGKLPPAPPSEEAQKAAG; encoded by the coding sequence ATGAAAAAGCAAAAAGAAGAAGCACAGGGTTTGGATGATTCCAAGCGCCAGGCCATAGACCAGGCAATGACCCAAATCGAAAAACAATTCGGTAAGGGCTCCATTATGCGTCTGGGAGCTGCATCTGCAAGCGTGGTTGCCCCTGTTATTCCTACAGGATCCTTAGATTTAGATATCGCATTAGGAATTGGCGGTTATCCATTAGGAAGGATTGTAGAAATCTACGGTCCGGAATCTTCCGGTAAGACAACTCTTACGCTTTCAGCAATTGCAGAATGTCAAAAAAAAGGTGGAGTCGCAGCGTTTATAGACGCAGAACACGCACTGGATCCTGCTTATGCTAAAAAGTTAGGAGTAAACTTAGAGGAACTATTAGTTTCTCAACCAGACAACGGAGAAGAAGCATTAGAAATTTGTGAATCTCTAGTCCGAAGCAATGCGATCGATATCGTGGTCTTAGACTCGGTTGCTGCATTAGTTCCTAAGGCAGAGATCGAAGGCGATATGGGAGATTCTCATATGGGTCTGCAAGCAAGACTTATGTCCCAAGCACTTCGTAAACTTACTGGGACCATTTCTAAGTCAAAGACTGTTGTAGTATTCATCAACCAGATCCGTATGAAGATCGGAGTTATGTTCGGTTCTCCTGAAACTACCACTGGTGGAAACGCATTAAAGTTTTATAGTACGATCCGTTTAGACATCCGCAAGATAGAAACACTTAAAGAGAAGGAAGAAGCCACTGGAAACAGGGTACGTGTAAAAGTTGTAAAAAACAAAATGGCACCACCTTTCCGTCAGGCGGAATTCGACATAATCTTTAACACCGGAATCAGCCGAGAAAGTTCTCTCGTTGACTTAGGGGTAAAACACGACATTATTAGCAAATCCGGGGCCTGGTATTCCCATAACACGGAAAAGATAGGCCAAGGAAAAGAAGCCGCTAAAGAATTTCTGAAATCAAATCCAGAGATCGCCTTCCAAGTAGAAAATATGGTAAGAGATCTGAACGGATTACCCCCTTTAGCACCTGACGGCAAACTACCACCTGCTCCGCCGTCTGAAGAAGCCCAAAAAGCAGCAGGCTAA
- a CDS encoding HIT family protein — protein sequence MAQKTLVVSPDCPICAVLRGAKIPGLIHQNSSFIIRHAPEDKKIPGYLYIEPISHREKYSDWDPKEFKDLGETFQFATDWIQKKYSPPKIYTVLVAEKVAHMHFHLVPRYEDIKGPEYIRLVLEGLASAPVGIPFPKFE from the coding sequence ATGGCCCAAAAAACATTAGTAGTATCTCCAGATTGCCCCATTTGTGCAGTGTTGCGCGGGGCAAAGATACCAGGTTTAATCCACCAAAATTCTTCTTTTATCATTCGCCATGCACCTGAAGATAAAAAAATCCCAGGTTATCTATATATAGAACCAATTTCTCATAGAGAAAAATATTCAGACTGGGACCCTAAAGAATTCAAGGACTTAGGAGAGACTTTCCAATTTGCAACTGATTGGATACAGAAGAAGTATTCTCCTCCTAAAATATATACAGTCTTAGTTGCAGAAAAAGTAGCTCATATGCATTTTCATTTGGTTCCTAGATACGAAGATATCAAAGGACCTGAGTATATTCGACTAGTATTAGAAGGATTGGCCTCGGCTCCGGTCGGGATACCATTTCCTAAATTCGAATGA
- a CDS encoding TldD/PmbA family protein encodes MNQSNIETLIDAGKKRKADFVEIYEEESRNSSISLRDQKIEQSLAATDYGIGIRLVYGTDVLYAYTSNDDQQHLLSLIHLLADSRGEVANGSGTFTLPGDVSKYSFSKNIHDPRKVPPFRRLELLQTADSVARKVSSKIIQVGVSASDIVTNVLIANSEGLWVEDLRVRSRFFLSVTAENKGERFVASESPGALKGFEFFEGLAVEDIAQKAGERALFMLDAGYIEGKKMPVVMGNGFGGVIFHEACGHPLETEAIRKKSSPFVGKLGESIAQSCLTAYDDGTIEEQYGSLKVDDEGMPTQKTLLIENGILKAYLADRIGSMETGSARTGSGRRESYQYAPVSRMRNTYIEAGKDSLDEMFASVDFGLYAKRMGGGSVNPATGEFNFAVEEGYVIRNGKISEPVRGATLIGKGHEILPKISMVGKDLELAAGTCGASSGSIPVTVGQPSLKVDEILVGGR; translated from the coding sequence ATGAATCAATCCAATATAGAAACCCTGATCGACGCGGGTAAAAAAAGAAAAGCGGACTTTGTAGAAATTTATGAAGAAGAATCCAGAAATTCTTCCATTTCGCTCAGAGACCAAAAAATAGAACAATCACTTGCAGCAACCGATTATGGGATCGGGATAAGATTGGTATATGGAACTGATGTTTTGTATGCATACACAAGTAATGACGATCAGCAACATTTACTTTCTTTAATTCACTTACTCGCAGATTCTCGCGGAGAAGTCGCAAATGGTTCCGGAACATTCACTCTTCCTGGAGATGTTTCTAAATATTCTTTTTCTAAAAATATACATGATCCAAGAAAAGTTCCTCCATTTAGAAGGTTGGAACTCCTACAAACGGCAGACTCAGTCGCTAGAAAAGTTTCTTCTAAGATTATACAAGTAGGAGTAAGCGCTTCTGATATAGTAACAAATGTTTTAATCGCAAACTCAGAAGGACTTTGGGTAGAAGATCTTAGGGTCAGAAGTAGATTTTTCCTATCTGTAACTGCAGAAAATAAAGGAGAAAGATTCGTAGCGAGTGAATCTCCAGGCGCTTTAAAAGGATTCGAATTTTTTGAAGGATTAGCTGTAGAAGATATCGCGCAAAAAGCTGGAGAAAGAGCGCTCTTCATGTTGGACGCAGGTTACATAGAAGGCAAAAAAATGCCTGTGGTTATGGGCAACGGTTTTGGTGGAGTAATTTTCCATGAAGCATGTGGTCATCCTTTGGAAACGGAAGCTATTCGCAAAAAGTCTTCTCCTTTTGTAGGGAAACTAGGAGAGTCAATCGCTCAGTCTTGTCTTACAGCCTATGACGACGGAACCATTGAAGAACAATATGGTTCTTTGAAGGTAGATGATGAAGGAATGCCCACACAAAAAACTCTACTGATAGAAAACGGAATTTTAAAAGCATATTTAGCTGATAGGATCGGATCTATGGAAACAGGATCCGCTAGAACCGGAAGTGGCAGAAGAGAATCTTATCAATACGCACCTGTTTCTAGAATGAGAAACACTTATATTGAAGCTGGAAAAGATTCTTTAGATGAGATGTTCGCATCCGTAGATTTTGGACTTTATGCAAAAAGAATGGGTGGTGGTTCAGTAAACCCAGCCACTGGAGAATTCAATTTTGCAGTAGAAGAAGGATACGTCATCCGAAACGGAAAAATTTCAGAACCAGTAAGAGGCGCTACTCTGATTGGTAAAGGCCATGAAATTCTTCCTAAAATTTCTATGGTTGGAAAAGACTTGGAATTGGCTGCGGGGACCTGTGGTGCTTCTTCCGGTTCTATCCCTGTAACTGTAGGACAACCTTCACTGAAAGTGGATGAGATCCTAGTGGGGGGAAGATAA
- a CDS encoding TldD/PmbA family protein — protein sequence MDLEQAAGFVLEEGKRYGIDSFDLIATDSEDIGIEVFKGRIVSTETSRSRGVGIRVLNNSRPGYSYSERFSKEALSQMVRDAMDQTEITDPLDMELPGPKPLAEVDLKHYNPALEKLDFAWMREQGLALDQASWESDKRVENVPHVGVGKSSTQSLIANSKGVFVKKESNVAYLGTGLVVAEGDIKKMGSYYRSGRDISQFDPSYIAKEAAYRGTELLGAKPLSSGVYTIVLGNRISPQIFGMFSSPYFADAVQKGSSRLVGKLGNEVASSALSIYCEAHTPDYPGSRLVDAEGIPTSARTKVLENGILKSYLYNLESAKKDNVLPTGHGVRSYSGRAGTSFSNMIVPLGNKTRDELLASDSHCILVTKLEGGAGCSAVSGEISIGVQGIYYKNGKPEHAVDRITMNTNYFDLLHKIQGISNEYSDSYSSIKVPDILISEIHVAG from the coding sequence ATGGATTTGGAACAAGCTGCCGGATTCGTATTGGAAGAAGGAAAACGTTATGGAATTGATTCCTTCGACCTGATCGCCACTGACTCGGAAGACATTGGGATAGAAGTATTCAAAGGTAGGATTGTTTCCACAGAAACTTCTCGTTCCAGAGGAGTTGGTATCCGAGTTCTGAACAATTCTCGTCCTGGATATTCTTACAGCGAACGTTTTAGTAAAGAAGCTCTTTCCCAAATGGTAAGAGATGCAATGGACCAAACAGAGATCACTGATCCGTTGGACATGGAACTTCCTGGGCCAAAACCATTGGCAGAAGTGGATCTAAAACATTATAATCCTGCATTAGAAAAATTGGATTTTGCATGGATGAGAGAACAAGGCTTAGCATTAGACCAGGCTTCTTGGGAATCAGATAAAAGGGTCGAAAATGTTCCTCATGTAGGAGTAGGAAAAAGTTCCACTCAAAGTTTGATCGCAAACTCAAAAGGTGTATTTGTTAAAAAAGAATCCAATGTTGCTTATCTTGGAACAGGCCTAGTCGTTGCAGAAGGTGATATTAAGAAGATGGGAAGTTATTACCGTTCGGGTAGAGATATTTCCCAATTCGATCCATCCTATATCGCAAAAGAAGCGGCTTACAGAGGAACTGAACTTTTAGGAGCGAAACCTCTATCGAGTGGAGTGTATACTATCGTTTTAGGAAATCGTATCAGTCCTCAGATTTTTGGAATGTTCTCTTCTCCTTATTTTGCAGATGCGGTCCAAAAAGGATCTTCTCGTTTAGTTGGAAAACTTGGTAACGAGGTTGCCTCTTCTGCATTAAGTATTTATTGTGAAGCTCATACTCCAGATTATCCTGGATCTCGTTTGGTTGATGCAGAAGGAATTCCAACATCAGCTCGCACCAAAGTTTTGGAAAACGGTATTCTTAAATCTTATCTATATAATTTAGAATCCGCCAAAAAGGATAATGTGCTTCCAACGGGTCACGGAGTTCGTTCTTATTCAGGAAGAGCAGGCACCTCCTTTTCTAATATGATAGTTCCTTTGGGCAATAAAACCAGAGATGAATTATTGGCATCCGATTCTCATTGTATTTTGGTAACTAAGTTGGAAGGTGGAGCAGGTTGTAGTGCAGTTTCCGGAGAAATTTCTATAGGGGTCCAAGGGATCTATTATAAAAATGGAAAACCGGAACATGCAGTGGATCGTATTACAATGAATACGAACTACTTTGATCTACTTCATAAGATCCAAGGGATTTCCAACGAATATTCTGACAGTTATTCTTCTATCAAGGTCCCTGATATTTTGATCTCAGAAATTCACGTAGCAGGTTGA
- a CDS encoding AAA family ATPase, which translates to MSEERNTPETYLLSKELEEAVQVAEITARPLLLKGEPGTGKSLLADYLSFKTKKTLYSWHVKSTSLAKEGLYFYDAVSRLNDSRFTEDKEKVRNIENYIRLGALGEAFSATEPSVVLIDEIDKADIEFPNDLLLELDRMEFVIQETGRKIKAVNRPLTLITSNNEKELPAAFLRRCIFHYIDFPEPAFMADIVSSHFPKIESSLLKRALESFYVIRTMDDMKKKPGTSELLDWIQILIHMGAKLPEDGRIPYIGALVKNEEDLKLFR; encoded by the coding sequence ATGTCCGAAGAAAGAAACACGCCCGAAACATACTTACTCTCAAAAGAATTAGAAGAAGCAGTCCAAGTTGCTGAGATCACTGCAAGACCTTTATTGTTAAAAGGGGAACCAGGAACTGGAAAATCACTTTTAGCAGATTATCTATCCTTCAAGACCAAAAAAACATTATACTCTTGGCATGTAAAATCCACCTCTCTTGCAAAAGAAGGTTTATATTTTTATGATGCAGTTTCTAGGCTAAACGATTCCAGATTTACGGAAGATAAGGAGAAGGTCCGTAATATCGAAAATTATATCAGATTGGGCGCTCTTGGGGAAGCATTCTCTGCGACTGAACCTTCTGTAGTATTAATAGATGAAATAGACAAAGCTGATATAGAATTCCCGAACGATCTACTTTTAGAATTGGACAGAATGGAATTTGTGATCCAGGAAACAGGTCGTAAGATCAAGGCTGTCAATAGGCCTTTAACTCTCATCACTTCTAATAATGAAAAAGAACTTCCGGCGGCATTTTTGAGACGATGTATCTTTCATTATATAGATTTTCCAGAACCGGCATTTATGGCGGATATAGTATCTTCTCATTTTCCTAAGATTGAATCTTCGCTTTTGAAAAGAGCACTCGAGTCCTTTTATGTGATCCGAACCATGGATGATATGAAAAAAAAGCCGGGCACTAGCGAACTACTGGATTGGATACAAATTCTAATTCATATGGGTGCAAAACTTCCGGAAGACGGCAGAATTCCATATATAGGCGCTCTTGTGAAAAATGAAGAGGATCTGAAATTGTTCAGGTAA